The following coding sequences lie in one Musa acuminata AAA Group cultivar baxijiao chromosome BXJ3-1, Cavendish_Baxijiao_AAA, whole genome shotgun sequence genomic window:
- the LOC135629668 gene encoding protein EARLY RESPONSIVE TO DEHYDRATION 15-like: MSAMAVSSGAAMKSTLNPNAPLFIPMALQQVEDFSPEWWELVNTTTWFREHWFHRNQDQETFDVNDEEDVANLLPDTIDLGIGDELSIIEAELDDAAFRQSVVAAEALKKGIIDYGFLNDEESVVRNLRLKSPKNAVRPILQSAKYWEKPAQRPNPMGSPRRMIQQPR, from the exons ATGAGTGCAATGGCTGTATCGTCGGGAGCGGCAATGAAGTCTACGCTGAACCCAAATGCTCCACTCTTCATCCCGATGGCACTGCAACAGGTGGAGGATTTCTCACCAGAATGGTGGGAGTTGGTGAACACCACCACTTGGTTCCGCGAACATTGGTTCCACCGCAACCAAGATCAAGAAACCTTCGATGTTAATGATGAGGAGGATGTGGCCAACCTGCTGCCAGACACTATTGATCTTGGAATCGGGGATGAATTATCCATTATCGAGGCGGAGCTTGATGATGCAGCTTTCCGCCAATCCGTGGTAGCTGCAGAGGCCCTGAAGAAAGGAATAATTGACTATG GGTTTCTGAACGATGAAGAGTCGGTGGTGAGGAACCTGCGCTTGAAATCTCCCAAGAACGCTGTCAGACCAATCCTGCAATCAGCAAAATACTGGGAGAAACCCGCGCAGCGTCCGAACCCAATGGGCAGCCCCCGCCGTATGATTCAGCAGCCTCGCTGA